In Miscanthus floridulus cultivar M001 chromosome 5, ASM1932011v1, whole genome shotgun sequence, one genomic interval encodes:
- the LOC136454894 gene encoding uncharacterized protein — MAPRTATPRPCTARTRGRLGRAPPRRCRDRDRAACHTCLDRARRPAPRPRLARRAACARASAVTVTVPPTTAGLAAPIVPPRASPRPTCRPPPPASAAPAKSSSGCPPRATSSSDAPPPAPALAAPAVPPPARLVGRPTPGVRCDSIDVRDSVVG; from the coding sequence ATGGCCCCACGGACCGCCACCCCGCGCCCTTGCACCGCCCGCACCCGCGGCCGCCTTGGCCGCGCCCCGCCGCGCCGGTGCCGTGACCGTGACCGTGCCGCCTGCCACACCTGCCTCGACCGCGCCCGCCGTCCCGCCCCGcgccctcgcctcgcccgacgtgccGCCTGTGCCCGTGCCAGTGCCGTGACCGTGACCGTGCCGCCCACCACCGCCGGCCTTGCCGCGCCCATCGTCCCGCCCCGCGCCTCACCTCGCCCGACgtgccgcccgccgccgccggcctcagCTGCGCCCGCCAAGTCGTCCTCGGGTTGCCCGCCGCGCGCCACGTCGTCGTCGGACGCGCCCCCGCCAGCCCCGGCACTTGCAGcgccggccgtgccaccgccggcccGGCTCGTCGGCAGACCAACGCCCGGCGTCCGTTGCGACTCCATCGACGTCCGCGACTCCGTCGTCGGATAG
- the LOC136450196 gene encoding probable receptor-like protein kinase At2g42960 translates to MGSGDLSSEMERKVLGLTLWVWIAIGVVALLVAILLMICIWVASRRRTKRTMDTLRQTQIPIYSKEIPVDRVGGRSLAQTMHEREQPSLPPPGKYANREPAGAPLGHLALSKSSDHDNMSQGSSVCNVDRAGSVHSGEDGSSGPRRKPNSPAAFVSASPLVGLPEFSHLGWGHWFTQRDLELATNRFSKENVLGEGGYGVVYRGRLVNGTEVAIKKIFNNMGQAEKEFRVEVEAIGHVRHKNLVRLLGYCVEGVNRMLVYEFVNNGNLEQWLHGAMHQRGVFSWENRMKVVTGTAKALAYLHEAIEPKVVHRDIKSSNILIDDEFNGKVSDFGLAKLLGSDKSHITTRVMGTFGYVAPEYANTGMLNEKSDVYSFGVLLLETVTGRNPVDYSRSSNEVNLVEWLKTMVANRRAEEVADPSLEVRPSIRVLKRALLVALRCVDPDSEKRPKMGQVVRMLESEEVPYREDRRNRRSRTGSMDIESIAEGSNSAEFGKKVERTGSSTSDRSQP, encoded by the exons ATGGGTTCAGGCGATTTGAGCTCGGAGATGGAGAGGAAGGTTCTTGGCCTGACGCTGTGGGTCTGGATTGCCATCGGAGTGGTCGCCCTTCTCGTGGCAATCCTGCTGATGATCTGCATTTGGGTGGCGTCCCGCCGGAGGACCAAGAGAACCATGGACACCCTGAGGCAGACGCAGATCCCCATCTACTCCAAGGAGATCCCCGTCGACCGGGTCGGCGGGCGCAGCCTTGCGCAGACAATGCATGAGCGCGAGCAGCCGAGCTTGCCGCCGCCGGGCAAGTACGCGAACCGGGAGCCGGCCGGGGCGCCGCTGGGCCacctggcactcagcaaatccTCGGATCATGATAACATGAGCCAGGGGAGCTCGGTTTGCAATGTCGACCGTGCTGGCAGCGTGCACTCCGGGGAGGACGGGAGCTCAGgacctcggaggaaaccaaattCGCCTGCGGCGTTTGTGTCAGCGTCGCCCTTGGTTGGCCTTCCAGAGTTCTCTCATCTTGGTTGGGGTCACTGGTTTACTCAGCGTGACCTTGAGCTTGCTACCAACCGTTTCTCTAAGGAGAATGTGCTTGGAGAGGGTGGTTATGGAGTTGTGTACCGTGGACGTCTAGTGAATGGAACTGAAGTCGCCATCAAAAAGATCTTTAACAACAT GGGCCAGGCAGAAAAAGAATTCAGAGTGGAAGTTGAGGCTATTGGCCATGTCCGACATAAGAATTTGGTTCGACTGTTGGGATATTGTGTTGAGGGGGTAAACAG GATGCTAGTATATGAGTTCGTGAACAATGGCAATTTAGAGCAGTGGCTTCATGGAGCTATGCATCAGCGTGGTGTTTTCAGCTGGGAAAATCGCATGAAGGTTGTAACAGGCACTGCAAAAGC GCTTGCTTACCTTCATGAAGCTATAGAGCCAAAAGTTGTACATCGAGATATAAAATCAAGCAACATATTGATTGACGATGAATTTAATGGCAAGGTATCTGACTTTGGATTGGCTAAACTTTTGGGATCAGACAAAAGCCACATTACTACTAGAGTGATGGGAACATTTGG ATATGTTGCACCTGAATATGCTAATACTGGAATGTTAAATGAAAAGAGTGACGTTTATAGTTTTGGTGTTCTCTTGTTGGAAACTGTGACAGGAAGGAATCCTGTTGACTACAGCCGATCTTCCAATGAG GTCAATCTTGTTGAATGGCTCAAAACAATGGTGGCTAATCGGAGGGCAGAGGAAGTGGCTGATCCAAGCTTAGAGGTTAGACCCAGTATTAGGGTTCTCAAGCGGGCTCTTTTGGTGGCACTGAGGTGTGTTGATCCTGACTCTGAAAAGAGACCTAAGATGGGCCAGGTTGTTAGGATGCTTGAGTCAGAAGAAGTTCCATACCGGGAG GATCGAAGAAATCGTAGAAGTCGCACTGGAAGCATGGATATTGAGTCCATTGCAGAGGGTTCAAACTCGGCGGAGTTTGGAAAGAAGGTAGAAAGGACTGGAAGCTCAACATCTGACAGATCTCAACCCTGA